The following DNA comes from Actinomycetota bacterium.
CGCGCGAGCCGCGCCGCGGTTAGGTGCGTGTCTTCAATTGGCGTCAATTGCTCACCTTTGCTGAATGCGGCTCCTTACGAAACCGTATGCCTCGGGTCAGGTGACCGCAAACATGGCGGCGCAGTTTCGCGCCTGGGTGATCATGAAGCACCCGACCCAAGATATGGAGAGTCCACATGTCCAAGAAGCTGATGACCACAGTCATCCTCGCAGCCGTTGCCTTCGGTGCCGTCGCGCCGGGAATCGCTATGGCCAAGGGCGCCCCCAAGACCAAAGCCGCGTGCGAAAAGATCTCCACGATGAAGTGGGATGACGCCGGCTCCAAGTGCGTGAAGAAGTAGTCGACGGTTTCAGTGCGGCGGGTCCCCGGACCTGCCGCTCCTCTGATTTCCAGCATTCAACCGGGTCGTTCGATCCATTCACACCGCCGCACTTCACCTGTGCAGCAATCCTCGGAGTTACCGTCAATGAAGCGCATCATTCCGCTGTCGCTGATCGGCAGCGCCATCGTCCTGTGCCTCGCTGCAACCACCGGCCAGGCCGCCGTTTCCGGCGTGAGGGGCGCAGCTCCCGCTGCCGCGCATGCGTCGATCGTCAGCAAGACAGGCTGGCGCTGGCGCCGGCACTACCGCCACTGCTGGTGGAGCCATCACCACCGCCACTGCCGCTAGACCTACGCGAAGCTCCTCCCAAACTTGGTGCAGTGCCTCGTGCACTGCACTTTTTTGTTTGGGGTTGGCGCGTGTTCACGCCCGCGGGAAGGACACCTCGACACGCAGGCCCGGCGTGTTGTCGCTGAGGATGACGCCCGCCCCGTGCAGCTCGGCAATGGCCGCGACCAGACTTAGACCCAAGCCGCTGCCGGGGCTCATGCGTTCGCGCTCCAGCCGATAGAGGCGGCGAAATACGTTTTCGCACTCGTGCGCGGGGATGCCCGGCCCGCTGTCCGCCACCACGGCGATGTGGCGTTCGCCGCGCGTCGCCAGCGAGACATCGATGCGCGTACCCTTCGGCGAGTGGCGGAT
Coding sequences within:
- a CDS encoding sensor histidine kinase, with translation IRHSPKGTRIDVSLATRGERHIAVVADSGPGIPAHECENVFRRLYRLERERMSPGSGLGLSLVAAIAELHGAGVILSDNTPGLRVEVSFPRA